In Flavobacteriales bacterium, one genomic interval encodes:
- a CDS encoding type IX secretion system membrane protein PorP/SprF: MIHRRHIIKAIGMICAMAPLPCVAQQDPMYSQYMFNTLAFNPAYAGSADVFTIMALSRHQWVGFEGAPATQTFALHTPLKSKKIALGFSAINDKIGPTKQTGAYLDLAYRIRTGEKTQLAFGLKGGVNLYKADLSSLSSVDPDPASVNISSTILPNFGFGLFWHSPTYYIGLSAPKLLTNSIDAASATALVTSTEARHYFLMGGYVFELDRDLKFKPSVMMRVVEGAPLSLDLNANFLFREKIWFGAMYRVGNSFGVMGQYRITDQFRAGYAFDLTTTKIGAYNAGTHELMLSYDLKFVNGRTISPRYF, from the coding sequence ATGATCCATCGCCGACATATCATCAAAGCGATCGGGATGATCTGCGCAATGGCACCACTGCCTTGTGTTGCTCAACAGGATCCCATGTACAGCCAGTACATGTTCAATACGTTGGCCTTCAACCCGGCCTATGCGGGCAGCGCCGATGTGTTTACGATCATGGCGCTCAGTCGCCATCAATGGGTCGGTTTCGAAGGAGCTCCGGCAACGCAGACCTTCGCATTGCACACACCATTGAAAAGTAAAAAGATCGCATTGGGATTCTCTGCCATCAATGATAAGATCGGACCAACGAAACAGACCGGAGCTTATTTGGATCTTGCTTATCGCATACGGACCGGAGAAAAAACTCAGCTTGCCTTCGGACTTAAAGGCGGAGTTAATCTCTACAAAGCGGACCTAAGTTCGCTCTCCAGTGTTGATCCCGATCCAGCAAGTGTGAACATTTCCTCCACCATTCTCCCCAACTTCGGTTTTGGCCTTTTCTGGCATAGCCCCACATACTACATCGGACTTTCAGCACCTAAGTTGCTAACGAATTCTATCGATGCTGCAAGTGCAACGGCATTGGTCACATCCACCGAAGCACGCCATTATTTCCTTATGGGAGGTTATGTCTTTGAATTGGATCGTGACCTGAAATTCAAACCGTCGGTTATGATGCGTGTGGTAGAGGGAGCACCGCTCTCTTTGGACCTGAATGCTAATTTCCTGTTCCGCGAAAAGATCTGGTTCGGTGCCATGTACCGTGTAGGAAATTCATTCGGAGTGATGGGCCAATATCGTATTACGGATCAATTCCGAGCAGGTTATGCGTTCGATCTTACAACCACAAAGATCGGTGCATACAATGCCGGTACGCATGAGCTCATGTTGAGCTATGATCTGAAATTCGTGAACGGAAGAACCATATCGCCGCGCTATTTCTGA
- a CDS encoding carboxypeptidase regulatory-like domain-containing protein — protein sequence MLFRIAIVVIGLFSMGSAIAQTKADYHVNEGDKFFEQMAYSRAIPEYTIAAELGAVTEHVTRRLGKSYMQIGKTMEAEQWFASAVKFMSREPMDMYNYAEVLKSNGRYEEAEEWMDRYLLVSSDDANVRRSNINGFAKKLSQDTDRFTVRSVGINTPFSDFGTCWLGNDKVLFSSSRNLTTIVERRAAWNDQPFLDLFTAERGSDMDLSNAKVVEGDVNTKLHEGPATASNSGDAIWFTRNSFFKGRKQKSQNGISRLGIYKAYPKNNGWGNVEQFLFNNPEISVGHPALSVDGRTLYFVSDMPGGYGGSDIYVCRDQGGQWGEPENLGNSINTSRDELFPFISAKGTLYFASNGHPGLGGLDVYAAQRMENGMYKSAVNVGAPVNGPKDDFAFIIDAEDKHGYFSSNRSGGMGDDDIYRFDMLAPLDERYLCTGHVIDDEFEIPVIAAEVQLYDADKKLIGTAFTDANGEYTFPVEKNKAYRVVAKMAGRYDGQGHFSTENIEQEQITTRDVHLVADAGVWMRGAVSYKDRLGFIEGMNISVVNTSSFSSEATRSGSGGDFSMRLQTNEEFEVLFEKAGFFGQSVPVSTIGIKQGVIDLNQARDLRFEPIVLDSAIALKFVRWNSSSATLDPLAKTELDALAERMLVNPQLVIEICVYTDARGDVTKHQPMTQKQAEAATAYLVSKAVPKERLVAKGFGSSRILNRCVAGTECSDEEHAVNRRTEYKVVKVL from the coding sequence ATGTTATTCCGCATAGCCATAGTCGTTATTGGTTTGTTCTCAATGGGATCAGCCATTGCTCAGACCAAAGCGGACTATCACGTGAATGAAGGGGATAAGTTCTTCGAACAAATGGCTTATTCACGGGCCATTCCGGAGTACACGATCGCTGCAGAATTAGGTGCGGTCACTGAACACGTTACACGACGTCTTGGCAAAAGCTACATGCAAATAGGAAAGACCATGGAAGCCGAACAATGGTTCGCTTCCGCGGTGAAGTTCATGAGCCGTGAGCCAATGGACATGTACAATTATGCCGAAGTACTGAAAAGCAACGGACGATACGAAGAAGCTGAGGAATGGATGGATCGTTATCTTTTGGTATCTTCCGATGATGCGAATGTTCGGCGGAGCAATATCAACGGCTTTGCAAAAAAACTTTCGCAGGATACTGATCGGTTCACTGTCCGTTCTGTTGGTATCAATACACCGTTCTCGGATTTTGGTACATGTTGGCTAGGGAACGATAAAGTGCTGTTCTCAAGCTCAAGGAACCTTACTACGATCGTTGAGCGAAGGGCTGCTTGGAATGATCAACCCTTTCTGGACCTCTTCACCGCAGAACGAGGATCGGATATGGATCTTTCGAACGCCAAGGTCGTGGAAGGCGATGTGAATACGAAGTTACATGAAGGGCCTGCTACTGCTAGCAACAGCGGAGATGCGATCTGGTTCACCCGTAACTCATTCTTCAAAGGTCGAAAACAGAAAAGTCAGAACGGGATCAGTAGGTTAGGAATTTACAAAGCATATCCGAAGAACAATGGATGGGGCAATGTGGAACAGTTCCTGTTCAACAATCCTGAGATCTCCGTTGGTCACCCAGCCCTTTCCGTGGATGGCAGAACACTCTATTTCGTAAGTGACATGCCAGGTGGGTATGGCGGATCCGATATTTACGTATGCCGTGACCAAGGTGGTCAGTGGGGCGAGCCTGAGAACTTGGGCAATTCCATTAATACGTCCCGTGACGAACTGTTCCCGTTCATTAGTGCGAAAGGCACATTGTACTTCGCGAGCAACGGCCACCCGGGCCTAGGCGGTCTGGATGTATATGCCGCGCAGCGTATGGAGAATGGCATGTACAAGTCTGCTGTTAATGTAGGAGCACCGGTCAATGGACCGAAAGATGACTTTGCGTTCATCATTGATGCTGAGGATAAGCATGGCTATTTCTCCAGCAACAGATCCGGTGGTATGGGTGATGATGATATTTATCGCTTCGATATGTTGGCCCCATTGGATGAACGCTACCTATGTACAGGGCATGTGATCGATGATGAATTCGAAATACCTGTGATAGCTGCGGAAGTTCAATTATATGATGCGGACAAGAAACTGATCGGTACAGCATTCACGGATGCGAATGGTGAATACACGTTCCCAGTTGAAAAGAACAAAGCTTACCGCGTGGTCGCCAAGATGGCCGGTCGCTACGATGGCCAAGGACATTTCAGTACGGAGAATATTGAGCAGGAACAGATCACCACGCGTGATGTGCACTTGGTTGCGGATGCAGGTGTCTGGATGCGCGGTGCGGTTTCCTATAAGGACAGGCTTGGTTTCATCGAAGGCATGAACATCAGCGTGGTGAATACCAGTAGTTTTTCTTCGGAGGCGACCAGATCCGGTTCCGGGGGCGACTTCAGTATGCGCTTGCAGACCAACGAGGAGTTCGAGGTGCTCTTTGAGAAAGCAGGGTTCTTCGGGCAAAGCGTTCCGGTTTCAACCATCGGTATAAAGCAAGGAGTGATCGACCTGAATCAAGCGCGTGATCTTCGATTTGAACCGATCGTTCTCGACAGTGCTATTGCCCTCAAATTCGTTCGTTGGAACAGTTCGTCTGCTACATTGGACCCTCTGGCCAAGACGGAGCTTGATGCGCTGGCAGAACGTATGCTGGTGAACCCACAATTGGTGATCGAGATCTGCGTATACACGGACGCTCGTGGTGATGTGACCAAGCATCAGCCTATGACCCAGAAACAAGCGGAAGCAGCTACGGCCTATCTGGTGAGCAAGGCGGTGCCGAAGGAAAGGCTTGTGGCAAAAGGTTTTGGTAGCAGCAGGATCCTGAACAGGTGCGTTGCCGGAACTGAATGCTCGGATGAAGAACATGCCGTGAACAGACGGACGGAATACAAGGTGGTCAAGGTGTTGTAA
- a CDS encoding polysaccharide deacetylase family protein, producing MYFARTPSVLKLLYPGRIWNMERKERAVYLTFDDGPIPHVTPWVLEQLATYNAKATFFCIGKNASENHEILKKITEGGHTIGNHTWSHLRGTNTPTASYIDDVQGAENALGLGVNGSERLLFRPPYGRITNDQVHELKDRYRIVMWDVLSGDFDMRSTPEQCLKNVTRNIRSGSIVVFHDSVKAEERLRYTLPRTLEYLRNEGYAMKALR from the coding sequence ATGTATTTCGCTCGAACGCCCTCCGTATTAAAACTGCTCTATCCTGGGCGGATCTGGAATATGGAACGCAAGGAACGTGCGGTATACTTGACGTTCGATGATGGACCGATCCCCCATGTAACGCCGTGGGTGCTCGAACAATTAGCTACTTACAATGCAAAAGCCACGTTCTTCTGTATTGGCAAGAACGCATCCGAGAATCACGAGATCCTAAAAAAGATCACGGAAGGAGGCCATACCATTGGCAACCATACGTGGAGTCATTTGCGCGGAACCAATACACCAACAGCAAGCTATATCGACGATGTGCAAGGCGCCGAAAACGCGTTGGGGCTTGGTGTGAATGGAAGTGAAAGGCTACTATTCAGACCGCCTTATGGGCGCATAACGAATGACCAGGTTCACGAGCTTAAGGACCGATACCGGATCGTGATGTGGGATGTCCTAAGCGGAGATTTCGATATGCGCTCAACGCCAGAGCAATGTCTGAAGAATGTAACAAGGAATATCAGATCCGGCTCCATCGTGGTATTTCATGATAGCGTAAAGGCGGAAGAACGGTTGCGCTACACACTTCCACGGACGCTGGAATACCTGAGAAATGAAGGCTACGCGATGAAGGCTTTGCGGTAG